In a single window of the Neoarius graeffei isolate fNeoGra1 chromosome 28, fNeoGra1.pri, whole genome shotgun sequence genome:
- the trim32 gene encoding E3 ubiquitin-protein ligase TRIM32: MAAASCLDPDLVREVLECPICLETYNQDQLRPKLLQCGHSVCRQCLEKLLASTINGVRCPFCSKVSRMSSISQLADNLTVLKIIDCASSCGSAAGLMCKSCKNRLPRQYCCDCSVVLCDACKVEGHEHQGHTVRTIRAAAEQRRKDLGGRLANLRDSMANIQKKKTAIDSVSKSLRLKYKVVQQEYARAELQLQEELGRSRRAFAASLAEVEKLNSQILEEQMYLLNIAEVQVVSRCDYLTMRIKQTDTALLEEAGGNDEEELDVKSNIPVLLKLQEPELVKTENPQSLDVGQLMTKQCTINTDEDDGHELAAAAAAAAAVTVTAAPVDVYRDVDMTSTVEEAVCASPGSFKSKSVDGGGPATGGASGGQFCQFVKKMGCKGNLPGMFNLPVSICVTPQGDVLVADRGNYRIQIFNRKGFQREIRRNPSSIDNFVLSFLGADLPNLIPLSIAITPQGLIGVTDNYDNSVKVYTTDGHCIACHKNQLIKPWGIAAMPSGQFVVSDVEGGKLWCLAVDRNVGVVNYNRLCSAVRPKFVTCDSSGTVYFTQGLGLNIENRHNEHHLEGGFSIGSVGTDGQLGKQLSHFFAETEDFRCITGMCVDANGDLLVTDSGRKEILQFPKEGGYNILIQEGLTCPVGVAVTHKGQLLVLDCWDHCVKVYTYLQRRRSSTC; encoded by the coding sequence ATGGCAGCTGCATCATGCCTGGATCCAGACCTGGTGCGAGAGGTGCTGGAGTGCCCCATCTGCCTCGAAACGTACAATCAGGACCAGCTCCGACCCAAATTGCTCCAGTGTGGCCACTCGGTGTGCCGGCAGTGCCTAGAGAAGCTCCTGGCGAGCACCATTAACGGTGTGCGATGCCCGTTTTGCAGTAAAGTGTCCCGTATGAGCAGCATCTCCCAGCTGGCGGACAATCTGACGGTGCTGAAGATCATCGACTGCGCGAGCTCGTGCGGCTCGGCGGCCGGCCTCATGTGCAAGTCGTGCAAGAACCGGCTGCCGCGTCAGTACTGCTGCGACTGCTCCGTGGTGCTGTGCGATGCCTGCAAAGTGGAAGGTCACGAGCATCAAGGACACACCGTTCGGACCATCCGTGCTGCCGCCGAACAGCGCCGGAAAGACCTCGGTGGACGGTTGGCGAATCTTCGCGACTCGATGGCTAACATTCAGAAGAAGAAAACGGCTATCGATAGCGTTTCGAAATCCCTGCGTCTGAAGTACAAAGTGGTGCAGCAGGAGTACGCGAGGGCTGAGCTGCAGCTTCAGGAGGAGCTCGGGCGATCGCGCCGCGCCTTCGCGGCATCCCTGGCAGAGGTAGAGAAGCTCAATTCTCAGATTCTTGAAGAGCAAATGTACCTCCTGAACATCGCTGAGGTCCAGGTGGTGTCTAGGTGTGACTACTTGACCATGAGGATCAAGCAGACAGACACCGCTCTTCTAGAAGAGGCAGGTGGTAACGACGAAGAAGAGCTGGATGTAAAAAGCAATATACCCGTACTCCTAAAGCTGCAAGAACCTGAGCTGGTTAAAACGGAGAACCCGCAGTCGTTAGATGTTGGGCAGCTGATGACCAAGCAGTGTACCATTAACACGGATGAAGATGATGGTCACGAGTTAGCTGCTGCCGCCGCTGCCGCTGCTGCCGTCACTGTCACCGCCGCCCCTGTAGATGTGTATCGTGACGTTGATATGACGAGCACCGTAGAGGAAGCAGTTTGTGCTTCACCAGGCAGCTTCAAATCCAAATCCGTGGATGGGGGTGGACCTGCGACAGGGGGAGCATCCGGAGGTCAGTTTTGTCAGTTTGTAAAGAAGATGGGGTGCAAAGGGAACCTCCCGGGTATGTTTAACCTGCCAGTGAGCATCTGCGTAACTCCTCAGGGGGATGTTTTGGTGGCAGACCGAGGCAACTATCGAATTCAGATCTTCAACCGTAAGGGCTTCCAGCGCGAGATCCGCCGCAACCCGAGCAGCATCGACAACTTTGTCTTGAGCTTCCTAGGCGCCGACCTTCCCAATCTCATTCCTCTGTCCATCGCTATTACCCCTCAGGGACTCATCGGCGTCACGGATAACTATGATAATTCTGTCAAGGTCTACACGACGGACGGGCACTGCATCGCCTGCCACAAGAACCAACTGATCAAGCCATGGGGGATCGCCGCCATGCCTTCTGGGCAGTTTGTCGTGTCTGATGTGGAAGGAGGCAAGCTCTGGTGCTTGGCGGTGGATCGAAACGTCGGTGTCGTGAACTACAACAGGTTGTGCTCAGCGGTCAGGCCTAAGTTTGTGACTTGTGACTCTTCGGGGACGGTCTACTTCACGCAAGGATTAGGTCTGAACATCGAGAACAGGCATAACGAGCACCACCTGGAAGGAGGGTTCTCCATCGGGTCGGTCGGGACAGACGGCCAGCTCGGGAAACAGCTCAGCCACTTCTTCGCCGAAACCGAGGATTTCCGGTGCATCACGGGAATGTGCGTGGACGCCAACGGGGACCTGCTGGTGACGGATAGCGGCCGAAAGGAAATCCTGCAGTTTCCCAAAGAAGGTGGTTATAACATTCTGATTCAGGAGGGACTGACGTGTCCCGTCGGAGTGGCCGTCACACACAAAGGACAGCTCCTGGTCTTAGATTGCTGGGACCACTGTGTCAAGGTGTACACCTATTTACAGAGGCGGCGCTCGTCAACCTGTTAA